The following coding sequences lie in one Populus trichocarpa isolate Nisqually-1 chromosome 14, P.trichocarpa_v4.1, whole genome shotgun sequence genomic window:
- the LOC18104804 gene encoding uncharacterized protein LOC18104804 isoform X1, with translation MASSFDRWEKDPFFSAAEEVQESADRMESTYRTWIHSKKEESSMWDSEQLCRDLHTALGTTKWQLEEFARAVGSSYVKSSVDDARDRHRDFIVAIEDHILRIENSLKECALSEGKTSLPWVHLDEGECNELALFLSGPPTTSRENISKNHVMESGMTQEGGEESTPHSSKNLTNLVMCSSLEPRDEKLHGHRRTASASADIGAWKIAIAEDVCLSDPCNEKAPIPRPPRKVPSLSGIVSSMESVSKFNWPKNGVRKWKAMDRQQESDTIPLQSSQLTRGIDACYEKSKSCLDSYNECYDKQIYGWYGAMQRQLQRSQYQMQYSRPVQAALSVVFLFCLIVLIVLRAI, from the exons atggcttcAAGTTTTGATCGGTGGGAGAAGGATCCGTTCTTCTCTGCGGCTGAGGAAGTTCAAGAATCAGCAGACAG GATGGAATCAACGTATAGAACATGGATTCATTCAAAGAAAGAGGAATCTAGCATGTGGGATTCCGAGCAACTATGTCGGGACCTACATACTGCGCTAGGCACCACCAAATGGCAG TTAGAGGAGTTTGCTCGGGCTGTCGGGTCGAGTTATGTCAAAAGCTCTGTTGATGATGCGAGAGACAGGCATCGTGATTTTATTGTCGCGATCGAAGATCATATTTTAAGAATAGAAAATTCGTTAAAGGAATGTGCCCTTTCAGAGGGCAAGACTTCGTTGCCTTGGGTGCATTTGGATGAAGGGGAGTGCAATGAACTTGCATTGTTTTTGTCAGGGCCACCAACGACATCTAGAgagaatatatcaaaaaatcatgtCATGGAGAGTGGGATGACACAAGAAGGAGGTGAAGAGTCTACCCCCCATTCTTCAAAGAACTTGACTAATTTGGTCATGTGCTCCTCCTTGGAGCCCAGGGACGAGAAGTTGCATGGGCATAGGAGGACGGCTAGTGCCAGTGCTGATATTGGTGCGTGGAAAATTGCTATAGCTGAAGATGTTTGCCTGTCTGATCCTTGTAATGAGAAGGCCCCCATCCCACGACCCCCACGAAAGGTACCTAGTTTGTCTGGAATCGTATCTTCTATGGAATCTGTTTCTAAATTCAACTGGCCAAAGAATGGAGTTCGGAAATGGAAGGCAATGGATCGTCAACAAGAATCTGATACAATACCATTGCAATCTTCACAGTTAACTAGG GGCATAGATGCATGCTATGAGAAAAGTAAGAGTTGCCTGGATAGTTATAATGAATGTTATGACAAGCAAATTTATGGCTGGTATGGAGCTATGCAGCGCCAACTTCAACGGTCCCAGTATCAAATGCAATATAGTCGGCCTGTCCAAGCAGCCTTGTcagttgtttttctcttttgcttAATTG TCTTAATTGTGCTACGTGCAATTTAA
- the LOC18104804 gene encoding uncharacterized protein LOC18104804 isoform X2 codes for MSGPTYCARHHQMAEEFARAVGSSYVKSSVDDARDRHRDFIVAIEDHILRIENSLKECALSEGKTSLPWVHLDEGECNELALFLSGPPTTSRENISKNHVMESGMTQEGGEESTPHSSKNLTNLVMCSSLEPRDEKLHGHRRTASASADIGAWKIAIAEDVCLSDPCNEKAPIPRPPRKVPSLSGIVSSMESVSKFNWPKNGVRKWKAMDRQQESDTIPLQSSQLTRGIDACYEKSKSCLDSYNECYDKQIYGWYGAMQRQLQRSQYQMQYSRPVQAALSVVFLFCLIVLIVLRAI; via the exons ATGTCGGGACCTACATACTGCGCTAGGCACCACCAAATGGCAG AGGAGTTTGCTCGGGCTGTCGGGTCGAGTTATGTCAAAAGCTCTGTTGATGATGCGAGAGACAGGCATCGTGATTTTATTGTCGCGATCGAAGATCATATTTTAAGAATAGAAAATTCGTTAAAGGAATGTGCCCTTTCAGAGGGCAAGACTTCGTTGCCTTGGGTGCATTTGGATGAAGGGGAGTGCAATGAACTTGCATTGTTTTTGTCAGGGCCACCAACGACATCTAGAgagaatatatcaaaaaatcatgtCATGGAGAGTGGGATGACACAAGAAGGAGGTGAAGAGTCTACCCCCCATTCTTCAAAGAACTTGACTAATTTGGTCATGTGCTCCTCCTTGGAGCCCAGGGACGAGAAGTTGCATGGGCATAGGAGGACGGCTAGTGCCAGTGCTGATATTGGTGCGTGGAAAATTGCTATAGCTGAAGATGTTTGCCTGTCTGATCCTTGTAATGAGAAGGCCCCCATCCCACGACCCCCACGAAAGGTACCTAGTTTGTCTGGAATCGTATCTTCTATGGAATCTGTTTCTAAATTCAACTGGCCAAAGAATGGAGTTCGGAAATGGAAGGCAATGGATCGTCAACAAGAATCTGATACAATACCATTGCAATCTTCACAGTTAACTAGG GGCATAGATGCATGCTATGAGAAAAGTAAGAGTTGCCTGGATAGTTATAATGAATGTTATGACAAGCAAATTTATGGCTGGTATGGAGCTATGCAGCGCCAACTTCAACGGTCCCAGTATCAAATGCAATATAGTCGGCCTGTCCAAGCAGCCTTGTcagttgtttttctcttttgcttAATTG TCTTAATTGTGCTACGTGCAATTTAA
- the LOC18104805 gene encoding cytochrome b5 — protein MCKMAGQKTFTLSQVAQHRSKKDCWFVINGRVLDVTKFLDEHPAGGEVLVEVAGKDATREFSNIGHSKEAQNLLLKYQVGVLQGHAFNEADKYASFVESKHKEMSAFVIKDDDKMPKYQAFLEFVLPLVFTGFYFGYRYL, from the exons ATGTGCAAAATGGCTGGGCAGAAAACTTTCACTCTCTCACAGGTGGCCCAACACAGATCCAAAAAAGATTGCTGGTTTGTCATCAACGGCAGA GTACTCGACGTGACAAAGTTCTTGGATGAGCATCCAGCAGGAGGAGAGGTGCTTGTAGAGGTTGCAGGAAAGGATGCGACGAGGGAATTCAGTAACATTGGACACAGCAAGGAAGCCCAAAACTTGCTCCTGAAGTACCAGGTTGGTGTTCTTCAGGGTCACGCTTTCAATGAGGCAGACAAGTATGCTTCTTTCGTGGAATCCAAGCACAAAGAAATGAGTGCCTTTGTGATCAAGGATGATGATAAAATGCCCAAGTATCAAGCTTTTCTTGAGTTCGTCCTGCCATTAGTGTTTACTGGTTTCTACTTTGGTTACCGGTATCTTTAA